One region of Rhodohalobacter mucosus genomic DNA includes:
- a CDS encoding sulfotransferase family protein — protein sequence MSKEFIFIVGQHRTGSTLLKNILDAHSGINMAFDEMNLFEPFRKNTLDRFVEEQKLNAREVVGLIKGQKIYGTFWKDFEESRIDFDDLERCLQKSEIINSKTILKAILNLLRKKKGSIYSGVKYPVHARKVDFLISHFPDAKIIFLTRNPSAIIASKLNDEATRQRKNKSWLHRFIIHYFTILYFAIEYIISINAYEKFKDHVKLIQYEHLVTEQSVAVRALCKWLEVEFDVTMLNVSGKKSSHDIQEKTKVHGSSLDRYKKILNIWDRALIWFLTAKHFKKLQA from the coding sequence ATGAGTAAAGAATTTATCTTCATTGTAGGCCAACATCGCACTGGATCTACCTTGCTTAAAAATATTCTGGATGCCCATTCTGGAATTAATATGGCCTTTGATGAGATGAATTTGTTTGAACCTTTTCGAAAAAATACACTTGATCGGTTTGTGGAAGAACAGAAGTTAAATGCAAGAGAAGTAGTAGGTTTAATTAAAGGGCAAAAAATTTATGGTACTTTTTGGAAAGACTTTGAAGAGTCTAGAATTGATTTTGATGATCTAGAAAGATGTCTTCAAAAATCAGAGATTATAAATAGTAAAACTATATTGAAGGCGATATTAAATCTTCTAAGGAAAAAAAAAGGGAGCATTTATTCAGGTGTTAAATACCCTGTACATGCAAGGAAGGTAGATTTTTTAATCTCTCATTTTCCAGATGCAAAAATTATTTTCTTAACTCGTAATCCATCTGCAATTATTGCTTCAAAACTGAACGATGAAGCGACACGTCAAAGAAAAAATAAATCTTGGTTACATCGATTTATTATTCACTATTTTACGATTCTATATTTCGCCATTGAATACATAATTTCTATCAATGCATATGAGAAATTTAAAGATCATGTAAAATTGATACAGTATGAACATTTAGTTACAGAGCAATCTGTAGCAGTTAGAGCATTATGCAAGTGGCTTGAGGTGGAATTTGATGTAACTATGTTGAATGTTTCTGGGAAAAAAAGTAGTCATGATATTCAAGAGAAAACCAAAGTCCATGGTTCCAGTCTGGATCGCTATAAAAAAATATTGAATATATGGGACAGGGCTTTGATTTGGTTTTTAACTGCTAAACACTTTAAAAAGTTACAAGCTTGA
- a CDS encoding delta-aminolevulinic acid dehydratase, with the protein MKTSLGNAFQKLKTYCENENYQGWDPYDGLNSKIFQSTPFKHSSFARLAWIQLFKRNPVNLRKLFLVSKGHNPKALGLFLTGYCNLYELAQEGNEQFGSTEEIREKIQYLADLLIELQTPGYSGACWGYNFDWQARGGLFFPAFTPTVVATTYAVNGLLDANQILQDKKLEEAAVSSAEFILQDLNRTQKKEGFLFSYAPKFGNNTVYNASLLGSRLLARIYSLTKNKEYAEAARQSVLACCNAQNEDGSWYYGELDIQDWIDSFHTGFNLDAIYDYKQYTGDESFQENYEKGFRYYIQHFFLDDGTPKYYHDTTYPIDIHCPAQFITTLSKTNRFQQHETLAEKVINWTIQNMQNAKGYFYYQKKKSHTNKIPYMRWSQAWMFAAMSYYLKEIQD; encoded by the coding sequence ATGAAAACTTCGTTAGGTAATGCTTTCCAAAAACTGAAAACTTACTGCGAAAACGAAAACTACCAGGGATGGGACCCCTACGACGGGTTAAACTCTAAAATCTTCCAATCTACCCCTTTTAAGCACTCGTCTTTTGCCCGTTTGGCATGGATTCAGCTTTTTAAACGTAATCCGGTAAACCTTCGCAAGCTGTTTTTGGTGTCCAAAGGCCACAACCCTAAAGCACTCGGGCTGTTTTTAACCGGCTATTGTAATTTGTATGAATTGGCGCAGGAAGGGAATGAACAGTTTGGCAGTACCGAAGAAATAAGGGAAAAGATTCAATACTTGGCAGATTTATTGATAGAACTCCAAACTCCAGGCTATTCCGGAGCCTGCTGGGGCTATAATTTTGACTGGCAGGCTCGGGGCGGGTTATTCTTCCCGGCTTTTACACCAACCGTAGTAGCCACTACTTATGCCGTAAATGGTTTATTGGATGCAAACCAAATTCTGCAAGATAAAAAGCTGGAAGAAGCGGCCGTTTCATCGGCAGAGTTTATTTTGCAAGATCTCAATCGAACTCAAAAAAAGGAAGGCTTCTTGTTTTCTTATGCACCTAAGTTTGGCAACAATACGGTCTATAATGCGTCCCTGTTGGGCAGTCGTTTGCTGGCAAGGATCTATTCGTTGACCAAAAATAAAGAATATGCGGAAGCCGCCCGTCAGTCGGTATTAGCCTGCTGCAATGCTCAAAATGAGGATGGCTCCTGGTACTACGGAGAGCTGGATATTCAGGATTGGATCGATAGTTTTCACACCGGTTTTAACCTGGATGCCATTTACGATTATAAGCAGTATACCGGGGATGAATCTTTTCAGGAAAATTATGAAAAAGGATTTCGGTATTACATTCAACATTTTTTTCTGGATGACGGAACTCCAAAATATTATCACGATACAACTTATCCCATAGATATCCACTGTCCGGCACAGTTCATTACTACCTTGTCCAAAACTAATCGTTTTCAACAGCATGAAACATTGGCTGAAAAGGTTATAAACTGGACCATTCAAAATATGCAGAATGCCAAAGGGTATTTCTACTATCAGAAAAAGAAATCACATACCAATAAAATTCCCTACATGCGGTGGAGTCAGGCCTGGATGTTTGCGGCAATGTCTTATTATCTAAAGGAAATACAGGATTAA
- a CDS encoding WecB/TagA/CpsF family glycosyltransferase has protein sequence MSKSVQINGYRVYPFKNRKAFLSFLKNGHWENILVALNAEKIIREDEELRDLVNKNIGYPDGVGAVWALRRAGKEAIKIPGAEFWLDIIEAFHKEKTFYLVGGKPEVMEDTIQKLKKQFPDLNLAGYRNGYFNEEEYQILKEEIFQKKPDIVFVAMGSPKQEYIMQELQEQHKALYMGLGGSFDVYTGYVQRAPNSWINLNLEWAYRLLKQPSRIGRQRVLVKFLYKLLLGKL, from the coding sequence ATGAGTAAATCCGTACAAATAAACGGGTATCGAGTGTATCCATTTAAAAACCGAAAAGCTTTTCTATCCTTTTTGAAAAACGGACATTGGGAAAATATACTGGTTGCCCTGAATGCTGAAAAAATCATTCGCGAAGATGAAGAGCTCAGGGACTTGGTAAATAAGAATATCGGCTACCCGGATGGTGTGGGAGCCGTTTGGGCTTTGCGCAGGGCCGGAAAGGAGGCCATTAAAATTCCCGGAGCAGAATTCTGGCTGGATATTATTGAGGCATTTCATAAGGAAAAAACCTTTTACCTAGTGGGTGGTAAGCCGGAAGTGATGGAAGATACGATTCAAAAGTTAAAGAAACAGTTTCCAGATCTGAACCTTGCCGGTTACCGCAATGGGTACTTTAATGAAGAAGAGTACCAAATACTCAAGGAAGAGATCTTCCAAAAAAAACCAGATATAGTGTTTGTAGCAATGGGGAGCCCCAAGCAGGAATATATAATGCAGGAGCTGCAAGAGCAGCACAAAGCCCTTTACATGGGTCTCGGAGGTAGCTTTGATGTGTATACCGGCTATGTACAACGCGCTCCCAATTCGTGGATTAACCTAAACCTGGAGTGGGCTTATCGATTGCTGAAGCAACCTTCAAGAATTGGTCGTCAGCGAGTGTTGGTGAAGTTTTTGTATAAGTTGTTGCTCGGAAAGCTTTAG
- a CDS encoding MraY family glycosyltransferase: MNLPLLQTVLAMAVTVGIVYKLIPLLVKVAYFKDLYDKPDGERKLHDRYITYLGGVAIFIGLFIGFSLSGYAGQLQGFEFLSVAMIALFFTGLKDDLMGLSPSKKLAIELFAAVLLIAGCGAMISNFHGMFGIESIPVYVSIPVTIFTVIVVMNSFNLIDGIDGLAGGIGMIASLFLAAGFYSAGYTALMLLAIFTAVSLFGFLMHNFHPARIFMGDTGSLVVGLLLAFLTINYLGLSGNTEYAGLYHNASVILPVAFLAIPLYDTLTVFVKRLARGDGPFTPGKDHVHHQLLDMGFSQKQTTVFLYLVTILIGLLAISLSGLNNNLILGVIVLFMVSFLPTNGYKRSILKKLGIFDLDRHKQLQDLREERRTLVEEKERPTRQRAGQEKELA, translated from the coding sequence ATGAATTTGCCACTTTTGCAAACGGTCCTCGCAATGGCTGTGACGGTTGGGATTGTGTACAAACTAATTCCGCTCCTTGTCAAGGTAGCCTATTTTAAGGATCTGTATGACAAACCTGACGGGGAACGCAAACTTCACGACCGCTACATTACCTACCTCGGAGGGGTCGCTATATTTATCGGACTCTTCATCGGTTTTTCGCTTAGCGGCTATGCGGGACAGCTTCAGGGTTTTGAGTTTCTCTCCGTTGCAATGATCGCGCTCTTCTTCACAGGCCTAAAGGATGATTTGATGGGCCTATCCCCATCCAAAAAGCTGGCCATCGAGCTCTTTGCAGCTGTTTTGCTGATTGCAGGGTGCGGGGCGATGATTTCCAATTTTCATGGAATGTTTGGAATTGAATCGATTCCTGTTTACGTCTCTATCCCCGTTACCATCTTTACTGTGATTGTGGTTATGAACTCCTTCAACCTGATTGACGGCATCGATGGACTTGCCGGCGGTATCGGCATGATCGCATCACTCTTTCTGGCGGCCGGATTCTACAGCGCCGGCTATACCGCACTCATGCTGCTGGCAATCTTTACTGCTGTGTCCCTGTTCGGGTTTTTGATGCATAATTTTCATCCCGCAAGAATCTTTATGGGAGATACCGGATCGCTCGTGGTTGGACTGTTGCTCGCTTTTCTGACCATCAACTACCTGGGACTGAGCGGAAATACAGAATACGCCGGCTTGTACCATAACGCTTCGGTTATCCTGCCGGTTGCATTTCTTGCCATTCCTCTATACGATACTCTTACTGTATTTGTGAAACGCCTGGCAAGGGGCGACGGACCCTTTACACCCGGTAAAGATCATGTTCACCATCAGCTTCTGGACATGGGCTTTTCTCAAAAACAGACTACGGTCTTTCTCTACCTCGTAACCATCCTTATTGGTTTACTGGCCATCTCATTGTCCGGCCTGAATAATAACCTGATTCTGGGTGTGATCGTCCTTTTCATGGTCTCATTTCTTCCCACCAACGGCTACAAGCGCAGCATCCTCAAGAAACTGGGCATTTTCGACCTCGACCGGCACAAGCAGCTGCAGGATCTCCGGGAAGAGCGTCGAACCCTGGTCGAAGAGAAGGAACGTCCCACCCGGCAGCGCGCCGGCCAGGAGAAAGAACTGGCGTAA
- a CDS encoding SLBB domain-containing protein, with translation MHKKILILLSLSALFTLFLASAVQAQSFGSIDLSTVNVNELSEEQIRQADQEIRDRGLTLQQFEQLAIAQGASRLQVSQLVQRIRSFRASSGIESAEQSTGEARDVMIPLDESDVYREQTDRLPVADRTQTENDSLKVFGMDLFRQVAVSFEPSLNLPTPVDYVLGAGDELVIDIWGASEQTYRLTVSPEGSIRIPNLSPIQVNGLQMNEAEERILSRLTNIYSGLRPNNPGEGNTFAQVTLGNVRSIKVTVIGEVTRPGTYTIPSLATAFNALFAAGGPTRNGTFRNIQIIRSNEVVETLDIYDFLVTGTQESNIRLRDQDVIKIDPYVNRVHVWGETKRKGFFETIDGETLSDLLEFTAGFTDQAYTRTLTLEGMTPEMRRVTTILYPEEANLEIRNGDKLRIGEIMDRFVNRVRIRGAVYRPGAYEYKEGMTLYDLVTQADGPLEEAFLQRAVIERLKENREPEILSFSLERLLNDPAGYDIPLRPDDLVRVSNIFDLQEEYTVRVRGAVNSSGTFEFRDGLTLEDAILQADGFRDNAAPYRVEVARRITNDSSSERRMDRVAEVFQFEVEEYLGLSEDDGDFELMPFDQVYVRTRPNYQVQQTVRIEGEVEFPGEYVLPTRTTRLSDIIEMAGGLSDYAYPEGASLDRTMSDLTAEELEFLDPEERSDQMNGGNRTLVGIQLNTALQRPGGRDDLILENGDVITVPKELQTVRIEGEVLSPTSVRYESGKSFQSYINSAGGVTDNARRKRAYIVYANGEVDRTRRFLFFRNNPSVEPGATIVIPREPEQRELTAQERVSIAATLASTTATIALIIDRITR, from the coding sequence ATGCACAAGAAGATCCTGATTCTGCTCAGCCTCTCTGCGCTCTTCACACTGTTTCTTGCATCAGCAGTTCAAGCACAAAGTTTTGGATCGATTGATCTCAGCACCGTCAACGTCAATGAACTTAGTGAGGAGCAGATTCGTCAGGCCGATCAGGAAATCCGTGACCGCGGACTCACCCTTCAGCAGTTCGAACAGCTGGCCATCGCACAGGGTGCCAGCCGCCTGCAGGTATCACAGCTGGTGCAGCGTATTCGCTCATTTCGCGCATCATCCGGAATCGAATCCGCGGAACAATCAACCGGGGAGGCACGTGATGTTATGATCCCCCTGGACGAATCGGATGTTTACCGGGAACAGACAGACCGTCTGCCTGTAGCTGATCGCACTCAGACTGAAAATGACTCGTTGAAGGTATTCGGAATGGATCTGTTTCGGCAGGTCGCCGTCAGTTTTGAACCGTCCCTGAATCTACCCACACCGGTCGATTACGTGCTTGGGGCAGGGGATGAACTTGTGATCGATATCTGGGGAGCATCTGAGCAGACCTACAGGCTTACGGTGAGTCCGGAGGGATCCATCCGCATTCCCAACCTGAGCCCGATACAGGTTAACGGTTTGCAGATGAATGAAGCGGAGGAACGGATTTTATCGCGTCTCACAAATATTTACTCCGGTCTGAGGCCTAACAATCCCGGAGAAGGGAATACCTTTGCCCAGGTGACGCTTGGCAATGTACGCAGCATCAAGGTGACGGTAATTGGTGAGGTTACGCGGCCGGGCACGTATACCATCCCGTCTCTGGCCACAGCGTTTAATGCGCTCTTTGCTGCCGGCGGACCAACCCGAAATGGCACATTTCGGAATATTCAGATCATCCGCTCAAATGAAGTGGTTGAAACACTTGATATTTATGATTTTCTTGTGACCGGTACACAGGAGAGTAATATACGTCTCCGTGATCAGGATGTGATCAAGATTGATCCATATGTAAATCGCGTTCACGTTTGGGGAGAAACCAAGCGAAAAGGTTTTTTTGAAACTATTGATGGTGAGACGCTCAGCGATCTTTTGGAATTTACAGCAGGTTTTACCGATCAGGCCTATACACGAACGTTAACCCTGGAAGGGATGACTCCCGAAATGCGCCGTGTCACAACCATCCTCTACCCTGAAGAAGCAAATCTGGAGATCAGGAATGGTGATAAACTTCGCATAGGTGAAATTATGGACCGTTTTGTAAACCGCGTTCGGATTCGGGGAGCCGTTTACCGTCCGGGGGCATATGAGTACAAGGAAGGAATGACACTGTATGATCTGGTTACACAGGCTGATGGCCCTCTGGAAGAAGCGTTTCTGCAGCGTGCTGTGATTGAAAGGCTGAAGGAAAACCGCGAGCCTGAAATACTCTCTTTCAGCCTGGAACGGCTTTTAAATGATCCTGCCGGTTACGACATTCCTCTTCGTCCGGACGATCTCGTGCGGGTGTCAAACATTTTTGATCTGCAGGAGGAGTATACCGTTCGCGTAAGGGGTGCGGTTAACAGCAGCGGGACGTTTGAATTCCGCGACGGATTGACCCTTGAAGACGCCATTCTGCAGGCTGACGGATTTCGGGATAATGCAGCTCCATATCGTGTGGAGGTTGCCAGGAGAATAACAAACGATTCGTCGTCAGAAAGACGTATGGACAGGGTTGCAGAGGTATTTCAATTTGAGGTTGAAGAGTATCTGGGCCTGAGTGAGGATGACGGTGATTTTGAGCTGATGCCGTTTGATCAGGTCTATGTCCGAACCCGACCCAATTATCAGGTGCAGCAAACCGTTCGCATAGAAGGAGAGGTGGAGTTCCCCGGTGAATATGTATTGCCAACCAGAACCACCCGTTTGTCGGATATCATAGAGATGGCAGGCGGATTGTCGGATTATGCCTATCCGGAAGGGGCTTCATTGGATCGAACCATGTCGGATTTAACGGCCGAAGAACTTGAATTTCTGGATCCGGAGGAAAGAAGCGATCAGATGAATGGGGGTAATCGTACACTTGTGGGAATTCAATTGAATACCGCACTTCAGCGACCCGGCGGCAGGGATGATCTTATTCTTGAGAACGGAGACGTGATTACTGTGCCCAAGGAGCTTCAAACCGTTCGTATAGAGGGAGAGGTTTTGTCACCGACCAGTGTTCGGTACGAGTCCGGTAAATCATTTCAAAGCTATATCAACTCTGCAGGCGGGGTCACGGACAATGCCCGTCGCAAGCGTGCCTATATTGTGTACGCGAACGGTGAGGTGGACCGCACCCGTCGTTTTCTTTTTTTCCGGAATAATCCCAGTGTTGAGCCCGGTGCAACGATTGTTATCCCCAGGGAGCCGGAGCAGCGCGAACTAACGGCACAGGAACGCGTCAGCATTGCGGCTACGCTGGCATCCACTACTGCAACGATTGCGCTCATAATTGACCGGATTACAAGGTAA
- a CDS encoding nucleotide sugar dehydrogenase gives MLQELLTKIENKEYTIGIAGLGYVGLPLMWTFHERGMPVIGYDIDQNKVDCLNSGTPYIKHLGEEMMGKLAKSERCDSTTDFSRLKEADCILMCVPTPLNHHREPDMTYVEQTTRTVSQNMRKGQLVILESTTYPGTTEELIIPILEEGSGLSAETDFYVAYSPEREDPGNENFNTAKIPKVVGAHGEDALKLACALYDTAIVQTVPVSDCKTAEAVKLTENIFRSVNIAMVNELKVIYQAMGIDVHEVLDAAGTKPFGFMKFTPGPGLGGHCIPIDPFYLTWKAREVEQPTRFIELAGEINTDMPRYVIRKTLEAMNHHKKALNGSKVLLVGLAYKPNVDDDRESPTYKLMELFEEMGAEVSYYDSYVPKIKPSREYAHYAGRESVNWDKDTISKFDAVVISTNHGDINYSELGEWASCIVDTRNAMNGYATKEGQLFKA, from the coding sequence ATGCTGCAGGAATTACTTACTAAAATCGAGAATAAAGAATATACTATCGGAATTGCAGGCCTTGGCTATGTAGGCCTGCCCCTTATGTGGACATTTCACGAGCGCGGGATGCCGGTGATCGGCTACGATATCGATCAGAACAAGGTAGACTGTCTGAACTCCGGTACGCCTTACATTAAACACCTGGGAGAAGAGATGATGGGCAAGCTTGCCAAGTCAGAGCGGTGCGATTCAACGACCGATTTTTCAAGGCTGAAGGAAGCGGACTGTATCCTGATGTGTGTTCCCACACCGCTGAACCATCACCGGGAGCCGGATATGACCTACGTGGAGCAGACCACACGTACGGTTTCACAAAACATGCGAAAAGGCCAGCTGGTGATCCTGGAATCCACCACCTACCCGGGAACCACCGAAGAGCTGATCATCCCGATTCTGGAGGAGGGCTCCGGACTGAGTGCTGAAACAGACTTCTATGTGGCCTACAGCCCTGAAAGGGAAGATCCGGGTAATGAGAATTTCAATACGGCCAAAATACCGAAAGTGGTTGGTGCGCACGGCGAGGATGCGCTGAAACTGGCCTGCGCGCTCTACGATACGGCCATTGTTCAAACCGTTCCCGTGAGCGACTGCAAGACGGCGGAAGCGGTGAAGCTAACCGAGAATATATTCCGGTCGGTGAATATCGCGATGGTAAACGAATTGAAAGTGATCTACCAGGCGATGGGGATTGATGTACATGAGGTGCTGGATGCGGCCGGAACCAAGCCTTTCGGGTTTATGAAATTCACTCCGGGGCCGGGTCTGGGCGGACACTGTATCCCGATCGACCCTTTCTACCTTACCTGGAAAGCCCGTGAAGTGGAACAACCCACACGATTCATTGAACTGGCGGGGGAGATCAATACCGATATGCCAAGATATGTGATCCGTAAAACTCTCGAGGCAATGAATCATCACAAGAAAGCCCTGAATGGAAGTAAAGTCTTGCTTGTAGGGCTCGCTTATAAGCCCAATGTGGATGATGACCGTGAGTCGCCCACTTATAAGCTGATGGAGCTTTTTGAGGAGATGGGAGCCGAGGTTAGCTACTACGACTCCTACGTGCCAAAAATCAAACCCTCACGAGAATATGCCCATTATGCAGGAAGGGAATCCGTAAACTGGGATAAGGATACCATCAGCAAATTTGATGCTGTTGTGATTTCCACCAATCACGGTGATATCAACTATAGTGAGCTGGGAGAGTGGGCATCCTGTATCGTTGATACAAGAAATGCGATGAATGGTTACGCCACGAAGGAGGGTCAGCTGTTTAAGGCGTAA
- the truA gene encoding tRNA pseudouridine(38-40) synthase TruA has translation MPRYKLTFEYDGTGFSGWQVQPEARTVEGVAEEAFSTLYQQPVDLIGQGRTDAGVHAMAQTAHADLPDVYTAKRILHAMKGLLPDDVALLQIEKSDPQFHARFNARSRRYRYDVHTRPSPLNRHRYWIVNGDIDESILTVCAGKIIGKQDFKNFCIPPDTEKMTTECTILFSEWKSFPSGFGFTYHIEGNRFLRHMVRRLVGGMVHTAQGKMSIDDFESLLNGPEQKQKAFSAPAHGLTLMEVKY, from the coding sequence ATGCCCCGATACAAACTCACCTTTGAATATGACGGCACCGGCTTCAGCGGCTGGCAGGTTCAGCCCGAGGCGCGTACGGTTGAGGGAGTGGCGGAGGAGGCGTTTTCCACGCTCTACCAGCAGCCGGTGGATTTGATAGGCCAGGGGAGAACCGACGCGGGCGTTCATGCCATGGCTCAGACAGCACATGCGGACCTGCCGGACGTTTATACGGCAAAACGTATTCTTCATGCCATGAAAGGACTGCTGCCTGACGATGTTGCCCTCTTGCAGATAGAAAAATCAGACCCGCAATTTCATGCCAGGTTCAATGCCCGGTCACGCAGGTACAGGTACGATGTTCATACACGGCCTTCGCCGCTGAACAGACACAGATACTGGATAGTTAACGGAGATATCGATGAAAGTATTCTGACCGTCTGTGCGGGAAAAATTATCGGTAAACAGGATTTCAAAAATTTTTGTATCCCGCCGGATACGGAAAAGATGACCACAGAGTGCACAATTCTCTTCAGTGAATGGAAATCCTTCCCATCCGGGTTCGGATTCACATACCACATCGAGGGAAATCGATTTCTAAGGCACATGGTTCGACGTCTTGTTGGTGGCATGGTTCACACTGCCCAGGGGAAAATGTCCATAGATGATTTTGAATCCCTTTTGAACGGGCCTGAGCAAAAGCAAAAAGCCTTTTCCGCACCAGCACACGGACTCACTTTGATGGAAGTGAAGTATTGA
- a CDS encoding alpha/beta hydrolase → MADPELDVLVSGKTSFKIEVPYQLIESGPKAESKPLIVYLHGFGENAETFRNECEELLGIPAYHLFIQAPYPLYDRSRKKEVSEWGRAWYLYDGNQSQFTRSLELASEFIQEVIDNLLKVISVSRICVFGYSMGGYLAGYFALTRWKHVNELIVVGARIKSEVLNDKWEHVKHLNVLALHGSEDDKVKPDPQQAEIDKMKENGVRAEFILVGESHSFSQGYVTEAADWLKKRGY, encoded by the coding sequence ATGGCCGACCCCGAACTGGACGTACTGGTATCCGGAAAGACCTCGTTTAAAATTGAAGTCCCGTATCAGCTCATTGAATCCGGCCCAAAGGCCGAATCAAAACCATTGATTGTCTATTTGCACGGATTTGGAGAGAATGCTGAGACATTCCGTAATGAGTGTGAAGAGTTACTGGGTATTCCGGCTTATCACCTGTTTATTCAGGCCCCTTATCCGCTTTATGACCGCAGCAGGAAGAAGGAAGTTTCAGAGTGGGGCAGGGCATGGTATCTTTATGATGGAAATCAAAGCCAGTTTACCAGGTCCCTGGAATTGGCTTCTGAGTTTATTCAGGAGGTAATAGACAACCTGCTGAAAGTGATAAGCGTAAGCCGCATATGCGTATTCGGTTATTCAATGGGTGGTTACCTGGCAGGTTACTTTGCTCTTACCCGCTGGAAACATGTTAATGAGCTGATTGTAGTGGGTGCCCGGATTAAATCAGAAGTACTAAACGATAAGTGGGAACATGTTAAACACCTGAATGTGCTGGCGCTTCACGGATCTGAAGATGATAAAGTAAAACCGGACCCTCAGCAGGCTGAAATCGACAAAATGAAAGAAAATGGAGTTCGTGCAGAGTTTATATTGGTCGGTGAAAGTCACTCCTTCAGCCAGGGATATGTTACTGAAGCGGCAGACTGGCTAAAAAAAAGGGGATATTAA
- a CDS encoding response regulator transcription factor, translating to MATSADHQNGMKILVIEDDPTVRTLVKAVLEHRGNEVSVAETATDGQNLALENDFNMIILDLRLPDGNGYDVCQKIREEGVTTPVLVLSAEHETDVKIKILNVGADDYLTKPFNSEELMARLDAIARRSVPKGVEKELVCGNLKVDLIARKMIIHDNEVDLTNNEFNLLVYFMRNKGKVISQEELAKNVWNIHFDTQTNYINVYISYLRKKMREHTEYDYIETVRKKGFIFQCDD from the coding sequence ATGGCTACATCTGCAGACCATCAGAACGGAATGAAAATTCTGGTTATTGAGGATGATCCGACCGTACGCACCCTCGTTAAGGCGGTATTGGAGCATCGGGGCAATGAGGTTTCTGTTGCTGAAACAGCAACAGATGGACAAAATCTGGCTCTTGAGAACGATTTTAATATGATTATTCTGGACCTGCGTCTACCGGATGGAAACGGGTATGACGTTTGTCAGAAGATACGGGAAGAGGGGGTTACCACACCTGTATTGGTACTGTCAGCTGAGCACGAAACCGATGTAAAAATCAAAATTCTGAACGTTGGGGCTGACGATTATCTCACCAAGCCGTTCAACAGTGAAGAACTGATGGCCAGGCTGGATGCCATTGCACGGCGCTCGGTACCCAAAGGTGTTGAAAAAGAACTTGTTTGCGGAAACCTTAAGGTTGACCTGATTGCGCGAAAGATGATTATCCATGACAATGAAGTGGACCTCACCAACAACGAGTTCAATCTGCTGGTCTATTTTATGCGCAATAAAGGCAAGGTGATCTCACAAGAGGAACTTGCCAAAAATGTGTGGAATATTCATTTCGATACACAAACCAATTACATCAATGTGTATATCAGCTATCTTCGCAAAAAGATGCGTGAGCATACCGAATACGACTACATTGAAACCGTACGCAAGAAAGGCTTTATATTTCAGTGTGACGATTAA